The Nostoc sp. 'Peltigera membranacea cyanobiont' N6 genome contains the following window.
TACCTTTTGAAAAACTTGTAGAAGAACTGCATCCAGAGCGTAATTTGAATCAAAATCCGCTATTTCAAGTTGTTTTTGCGCTCCAAAATGCGCCGATGAAAGCCTTAGAGTTACCTAATTTAACTTTAAGTCCGCTACCATTTGAAACGGAAACAACACGCTTTGATTTGGAGTTCCACTTGTGGGAGCCAAATACTCAAAATGGGTTATGGGCAGATAGCTCAGAAGGAATTAGTGGTTTTGTAATTTACAGCACTGATTTATTCGATTACACTACTATCTCCAGGATGCTAGGACACTTCCAAATATTACTGGAGGGTATAGTTGCAAATCCAGAAGACCGAATTGCAAATTTACCAATTTTAAGCGAATGTGAGCTACACAATTTATTAGTTGAATGGAACAATACCCAGGCAATTTATTCTCAAGATAAGTGTATTCATCAGTTAATTGAGAGCGTAGCAGAGCAGAATGGTGAGGCAACTGCACTAGTATTTGGCGATGAGCAACTTAGCTACAAAGAGTTAAATATACGCAGTAATCAACTTGCACATTATCTCAAAAAATTAGGAGTTAAAAGCGAAGTTTTAGTAGGACTTTGTGTAGAACGCTCTTTTAATATGATAATCGGGATGTTGGGCATACTGAAAGCAGGTGGAGCTTATGTACCTTTAGATCCAAGCTATCCATCTGAACGTTTAAACTTTATGCTTGAAGATGCTCAAGTCTCAGTTTTATTAACTCACGAGCGATGGCTTGAACGCCTGAAAAACTATTATTCGCAAATAATCTGTTTAGATAAGGATTGGGAGATTCTTTCTCAAGAGATTGAAGATAATCTTACTAGTAAAGTTACAGTAGATAACCTCGCTTATGTCATTTATACCTCTGGGTCAACTGGAAAACCTAAAGGGGTTAAAATTGAACATAGAGGATTGTTAAATTTAGTATTTTGGCATCAAAAAGCGTTTGCAGTTTCACCCCTTGATCGAGCAACGCAGATTTCTGGAGTTGCCTTTGACGCTTGCGGTTGGGAAATTTGGCCTTATCTGAGTACTGGAGCAAACATTTATTTTGTAGATGATGAAACCAGGCGATCGCCTGACCATCTCCGAGAGTGGCTAGTATCAAAAGCGATAACAATTTCTTTTATCCCAACACCTTTAGCTGAGAAAGTTCTATTATTAGATTTTCCTCAGAACGCAGCTTTACGAATATTGCTCACAGGTGGAGACAAACTAAATCAATATCCTTTAGCTGACTATTCTTTTCAAGTATTTAATAATTATGGACCAACCGAGAACACAGTTGTTACAACTTCTGGTCATATTTCTGTTAAGAATAAAGCTAATTTAGCACCTGTAATTGGTTGTGCGATCGCTAATATAAAACTTTATATATTAGATAAACATTTACAACCAGTACCTATTGGCGTTTCGGGAGAGTTGTACATAAGTGGTGATGGGTTAGCACGAGGTTATTTAAACCATCCTGACTTAACTGCTGAATCTTTCATCTATCATTCTTTTACTAATAAGTTAAAAGCACGATTTTATAAAACAGGCGATTTAGTTCGCTATCGAGTAGATGGCAACATGGAATTTTTAGGCCGCCTCGACGATCAGGTAAAAATTCGTGGCTATCGTATTGAGTTGGGAGAAATTGAAGCGGTACTGAGTCAGCATCCAGCAGTGCAGCAAACTGTAGTAATAACTCGTGAGGATGAACAGAAAAAGCGCCTAGTAGCTTATGTAGTACCAAAAACTGAATACAGTAACGAACAGGAGAATTTGCAATTAATGCAATTGCAGAATGAGCAGGTTTTGCAATGGCAGATGTTGTATAACGAAACTTATAATCAATCTACTGATTCAGATCCTACATTCAATTTTGTCGGCTGGAATAGTAGTTACACAAATCAGCCTATTCCAGCACAGCAGATGCGTGAGTGGGTGGATAACCAAGTCGAGCAGATTTTGGCTTTGCAACCCAAACGAGTGTTAGAAATTGGTTGTGGAACAGGCTTGATTCTATTTAGAATTGCACCTCACTGCACTAAATATTGGGGAACAGACTTTTCCTCAGTTTCACTTAACTGCATTCAGCAACAGCTACAAAAACAAGAAATGCCCCAGGTAACACTGTATCAGCAAATGGCTACTGACTTCGAGAAAGTAGAAACAGCAGCTTTTGATGCAGTAATTCTGAACTCAGTTGTACAATATTTTCCTACTATTGATTATCTGATTAGTGTATTAGAAGGTGCTGTGCAGGCAACTGCTCCAGGTGGCTTTATCTTCATAGGAGATGTGCGTAGTTTGCCACTCTTGCAAGCTTTCCATGCGTCAGTCCAACTGTATCAAGCTGAACCTTCCCTTACCTGCTTCGAGTTGCAACAACGGATACAAAGGCAAATATTTCAAGAAACAGAGTTAGTTATTGATCCAGATTTTTTTACTGCAATCAAGCAACGCTTTCCGCAAATTAATTATGTACAAATCCAACTGATGCGAGGTAAGCATCACAATGAGTTAAATGAGTTTCGTTACAATGTGATTCTTCATATTAGTGCCGAAACTGTTAATAATACTGCAAATGATTCAGTGCTGAACTGGTCTGAAGATAATCTAACAGTCTCAGCAGTGTGCCAGTTATTAATTGATAATCAACCAGAAATATTAAGCATTATCAATGTACCTAATGCGCGGCTGATCTCAGCAATTAAAACAGCAGAATGGCTATCAGATGTAGAAAGTTTTAAAACTGTAGGTCAAATACGTAAAGCTTTGCAAGAACTAGAAAATTTTGGAGTAGATCCAGAAGATTTCTATGCGCTGAACGTACCTTATAGCATTAATATTACCTGGTCGTATTCAAGTACTGAAGGACATTATGATGTAGTTTTTGTACGACAAGACGAAGTAGGTAAAAGAACTATTTTTCCCCATAGCACGGCTCTTTCTCGTCCCTGGCAATCTTACGCCAATAATCCCCTACAAGCCAAAGCAGCGCATAAGTTAGTGCCGCAGTTGCAGACTTACATAGCACAAAAACTACCTGAGTACATGATGCCATCAGGTTTTGTAGTATTGGAGTCTTTACCTCTAACAGCTAATGGTAAAGTTAATCGCCGCGCCTTAAGAGCATTCCATAATGGAATCAAACCCCAATTGCCTGAAAATTACATCGCACCTCGAACTCCTGTTGAACAAGTGCTGGTGAAAATTTTTGTTGAGATTTTGGGACTTAAGAGCGTAGGAATTTATGATAATTTCTTTGAATTGGGGGGTCATTCATTACTCGCAACTCAGCTTGTCTCTAGAGTGCGCGACGCCTTACACGTGGAGTTGCCTTTGCGTAGCGTATTTGAGGCATCGACAATTGCAGAATTATCTAAGGTGGTGGAAAGCTTTAAAGAAAGCAATGCTCAAAGTCTTACCCCAGTTTTGGTACCACTATCGCGTGAAAGTCGGCGGATTAAGTTATCTTCCTTAAACGAACAGAGCAAGGGCTGAAAAATTTGGTTGTGATTTAATCGTTAGAGCTTCCTTTAATTCCAGCACGTCTTGCCAAAACTGCCCAAGATTCCTTTGCTTTAAACAAAAGAAGCACAATGGGAAGATACAACCAAAACAATACATAACTAGACCCAATACGCAATCAGCCCTTAAACAGAGATAGGCGATCGCTACAAATAGTCTCACGCTAGAGGTGATTCATCAAGTGTCTTCCTAAGATGAAATAGCATCGTTAATAAATGTTAAATGTCATAACCCAGGCTTAACTACACCAAGTTAATCCATAGATGCAGCAGTTTATTCAAACTTACTTAGGTTGTCATAGTAACTGCTTGAACATGATTACCTATTGCTTCCAGAGCAGCCAACTAGCCTAACGTTACACATAAACTCTTTGGCATGAGAGCCTTGGTTAATAAGGCAAAGCAGGAAACTAGTGAAACGGCGGCCGGACTGCGCTCGAGATTTGATCGATAAGCCCCTAATGAGACAATTGTTATGAATCAACGCATTAAGGTTGAAAAAACTGTCACGATCAACAAGCCAGCAAAAGAACTTTACCGCTTTTGGCATAACTTTGAGAACTTGCCCAGTTTTACAAAGCATATCAAAGACGTGAAAGTATATAACGACAAGCAAGAGTCCTCCGGACACGCTACGCGAACGCACTGGATAACTAGCGCACCGTTAGGCAAAAGTGTTGAATGGGATGCAAATATTGTTGAAGATCGTGAAAACCAATTGATTAGTTGGACTTCAGTTGAAGGCGCAGATATTGCAAACTCTGGTTCTGTCCACTTCACGCCAGCACTGAACGATCGCGGCACTGAGGTGAAAGTTGTCACAGAATACAACCCACCGGGTGGATTGATTGGAGATGCGATCGCCAAACTCTTTGGTGAATCACCCGAACAGCAGCTAGGAGATGATTTACACCACTTCAAAATGCTGATGGAAACGGGCGAGATTGCGACAACAGAAGGTCAACCAAAGGGGAAAGGTTAACAATTCAAAATTCAAAATGACGCTCGTAGACTCGCTAACGTTGCGCTAACAAAATTCAAAATTAAAGACATTTCAGACGGGGATTTAAACCCCAACTGAAATGGGTGCTACATGTAGATTGCAGGTTCTTAAACCCTTTAATTTACGATAAATATTCAATCCAACTCCGTAAATAGATTTGACATTTGACGAACAACTTCACTTTAGGAAACTCAAGCAATGAAAGCAGTTTGTTGGCAAGGTACTAATAAGGTTGAGGTTGAAACCGTACCCGATCCTAAAATCATTAATCCGCGTGATGCGATTGTTAAAATCACGTCAACGGCGATCTGTGGTTCTGATTTACATTTGTATAACGGTTACAACCCGGCGATGAAACCAGGCGACATCTTGGGACATGAATTCATGGGAGAGATCGTTGAACTAGGGAGTGCTTTTAAAAATGGAAATATCCATAACAAAGGCAAAGACCTTGCCATCGGCGATCGCGTCGTTGTCCCCTTCACGATTTCCTGCGGCTCTTGTTTCTTCTGCAATCGGGATTTGTGGTCGCTGTGCGATAATTCTAACCCCAACGCTTGGATGGCAGAAAAAATGATGGGTCATTCCCCATCGGGTCTTTTTGGCTACTCCCATTTGACCGGGGGTTACGCAGGAGGTCAAGCGGAATATGCCCGCGTTCCCTTTGCCGATGTTGGGTTATTCAAGATTCCCGATGGACTAGCAGATGAACAAGTCCTGTTTTTCACTGATATTTTCCCTACTGGTTATATGGCAGCCGAAAATTGCAACATCGAACCAGGGGATACGGTGGCAATTTGGGGTTGCGGCCCAGTTGGGCAGTTTGCCATTAGAAGTGCCTTCATGCTGGGTGCTGGGCGTGTCATTGCCATTGATCGCGTTCCCGAAAGGCTCCAGATGGCAAAAGATGGGGGAGCAGAAATTTTGAACTATGAAGAAATCGAGGTGGGTGAAGCTCTCAAAGAAATGACTGGGGGAATGGGGCCCGATTCCGTTATGGATGCGGTAGGAATGGAAGCTCACGGCATAGGTTTGGAAGGCTTCTATGACAAAGCGATGCAAGCGGTGCGACTGGAAACCGATCGCCCCAATGTATTGCGTCAAGCGATCGTTGCCTGTCGTAAAGGCGGCACGGTTTCGGTTC
Protein-coding sequences here:
- a CDS encoding non-ribosomal peptide synthetase, whose translation is MNTVEFLTYLRSLDIQFFIDGEKFRANAPDGILTPELRAEIQERKAEIIEFLEASNRTNNHSFKPLVPISRSGNIPLSFAQQRLWFLDQLIPNNPFYNIPLALHLTGSLKLAALEQTFNEIVQRHEALRTTIVVQTGQPIQVINPTLTIPLPIIDLRQLPQAEREIQARRLTTQEAQRPFNLSTDSLLQVKLLWLDETQYILLLTIHHIVSDGWSIGVLIQEIAALYTAFASNQPSPLPKLTIQYADFAYWQRQWLQGGVLKKQLSYWQKQLDGISMLNLPTDRPRLAVQTYQGARQPLQLSKSLSKALLGIGQQEGVTLFITLLAAFQVLLSRYTQQEDIAIGSPIANRNRSEIEGLIGFFVNSLVLRTDLSGNPTFRELLSRVKEVALEAYNHQDLPFEKLVEELHPERNLNQNPLFQVVFALQNAPMKALELPNLTLSPLPFETETTRFDLEFHLWEPNTQNGLWADSSEGISGFVIYSTDLFDYTTISRMLGHFQILLEGIVANPEDRIANLPILSECELHNLLVEWNNTQAIYSQDKCIHQLIESVAEQNGEATALVFGDEQLSYKELNIRSNQLAHYLKKLGVKSEVLVGLCVERSFNMIIGMLGILKAGGAYVPLDPSYPSERLNFMLEDAQVSVLLTHERWLERLKNYYSQIICLDKDWEILSQEIEDNLTSKVTVDNLAYVIYTSGSTGKPKGVKIEHRGLLNLVFWHQKAFAVSPLDRATQISGVAFDACGWEIWPYLSTGANIYFVDDETRRSPDHLREWLVSKAITISFIPTPLAEKVLLLDFPQNAALRILLTGGDKLNQYPLADYSFQVFNNYGPTENTVVTTSGHISVKNKANLAPVIGCAIANIKLYILDKHLQPVPIGVSGELYISGDGLARGYLNHPDLTAESFIYHSFTNKLKARFYKTGDLVRYRVDGNMEFLGRLDDQVKIRGYRIELGEIEAVLSQHPAVQQTVVITREDEQKKRLVAYVVPKTEYSNEQENLQLMQLQNEQVLQWQMLYNETYNQSTDSDPTFNFVGWNSSYTNQPIPAQQMREWVDNQVEQILALQPKRVLEIGCGTGLILFRIAPHCTKYWGTDFSSVSLNCIQQQLQKQEMPQVTLYQQMATDFEKVETAAFDAVILNSVVQYFPTIDYLISVLEGAVQATAPGGFIFIGDVRSLPLLQAFHASVQLYQAEPSLTCFELQQRIQRQIFQETELVIDPDFFTAIKQRFPQINYVQIQLMRGKHHNELNEFRYNVILHISAETVNNTANDSVLNWSEDNLTVSAVCQLLIDNQPEILSIINVPNARLISAIKTAEWLSDVESFKTVGQIRKALQELENFGVDPEDFYALNVPYSINITWSYSSTEGHYDVVFVRQDEVGKRTIFPHSTALSRPWQSYANNPLQAKAAHKLVPQLQTYIAQKLPEYMMPSGFVVLESLPLTANGKVNRRALRAFHNGIKPQLPENYIAPRTPVEQVLVKIFVEILGLKSVGIYDNFFELGGHSLLATQLVSRVRDALHVELPLRSVFEASTIAELSKVVESFKESNAQSLTPVLVPLSRESRRIKLSSLNEQSKG
- a CDS encoding SRPBCC family protein, which produces MNQRIKVEKTVTINKPAKELYRFWHNFENLPSFTKHIKDVKVYNDKQESSGHATRTHWITSAPLGKSVEWDANIVEDRENQLISWTSVEGADIANSGSVHFTPALNDRGTEVKVVTEYNPPGGLIGDAIAKLFGESPEQQLGDDLHHFKMLMETGEIATTEGQPKGKG
- a CDS encoding zinc-dependent alcohol dehydrogenase — encoded protein: MKAVCWQGTNKVEVETVPDPKIINPRDAIVKITSTAICGSDLHLYNGYNPAMKPGDILGHEFMGEIVELGSAFKNGNIHNKGKDLAIGDRVVVPFTISCGSCFFCNRDLWSLCDNSNPNAWMAEKMMGHSPSGLFGYSHLTGGYAGGQAEYARVPFADVGLFKIPDGLADEQVLFFTDIFPTGYMAAENCNIEPGDTVAIWGCGPVGQFAIRSAFMLGAGRVIAIDRVPERLQMAKDGGAEILNYEEIEVGEALKEMTGGMGPDSVMDAVGMEAHGIGLEGFYDKAMQAVRLETDRPNVLRQAIVACRKGGTVSVPGVYTGFVDKIPMGAFMNKGLTMKTGQTHVHRYLERLLERVQNGDIDPSFVITHRLPLEQAPHGYEIFKDKKDNCIKIVLKPGQAA